One window of Salminus brasiliensis chromosome 16, fSalBra1.hap2, whole genome shotgun sequence genomic DNA carries:
- the hint1 gene encoding adenosine 5'-monophosphoramidase HINT1 produces MADEVAKAQSAQPGGDTIFGKIIRKEIPAKIIYEDEQCIAFHDVAPQAPTHFLVVPRKPIVQLSKAEDSDAALLGHLMIVAKKCADQVGLPRGYRLVVNDGPDGGQSVYHIHIHVLGGRQLGWPPG; encoded by the exons ATGGCTGACGAGGTAGCCAAGGCGCAGTCGGCACAGCCCGGAGGAGATACAATTTTCGGAAAAATAATTAGGAAGGAAATCCCTGCTAAAATCATCTACGAAGACGAGCAG TGTATAGCTTTCCATGATGTGGCCCCACAAGCTCCTACTCACTTTTTGGTAGTCCCAAGAAAACCCATCGTGCAGCTTTCGAAGGCTGAGGACAGTGATGCTGCA cttcTTGGTCATTTGATGATCGTTGCCAAAAAGTGTGCAGATCAGGTGGGCTTACCCAGAGGCTACCGGCTGGTTGTCAACGATGGCCCTGACGGCGGTCAGTCGGTTTATCACATCCACATTCATGTTCTGGGTGGCCGTCAGTTGGGCTGGCCTCCAGGCTAA